From Rhodamnia argentea isolate NSW1041297 chromosome 10, ASM2092103v1, whole genome shotgun sequence, a single genomic window includes:
- the LOC115750581 gene encoding F-box/kelch-repeat protein At3g23880-like, which produces MASLPVDVLMEIFLWLSAKTLVRFRCVCKSWNSLLISPFFIKAYLERSIKLHKFYLLKDDFNFSRIQIHDCHKSELSDLDTSFVEDGQQFKLVGSCNGVVCLSNFGHGYTRHSKIYLWNPSTGENRALPQANSHVCNVVGFGFDPSSGHLDDFKVVSLSIYFEGPSDHTSQVEVYYGFRRNCWKQVGDIFPASFAHCLHHQVILENFICWCPFHPLNDESSLILFDVVKDVFQRIAVPDVLPLAQKYINLLDGCLSLIAYNSLTQLFDVWLMKEFGACESWTKLYTIGAPADGSLGYWPVGSANSGEILFSKALESGIAKRHWVLLLYNVGSEEFEEFGVELDSCFNVRVVPFIESLISLSSTNNVEH; this is translated from the coding sequence ATGGCAAGTCTTCCGGTTGACGTTCTAATGGAGATTTTCTTGTGGCTCTCTGCAAAAACTTTGGTCCGATTTAGATGTGTATGTAAATCTTGGAATTCTCTTCTCATAAGCCCCTTTTTCATCAAAGCTTATCTTGAGAGATCgatcaaattgcacaaattttatCTTCTTAAGGACGACTTCAACTTTTCGCGAATACAGATCCACGATTGTCACAAAAGTGAACTATCGGATCTGGACACTTCATTTGTGGAAGATGGCCAACAATTCAAATTAGTTGGTTCTTGCAACGGGGTCGTTTGTTTGTCCAATTTTGGCCATGGGTACACTCGCCACTCAAAGATCTATCTATGGAACCCGTCAACGGGTGAAAACAGAGCCCTTCCGCAAGCCAACTCGCATGTGTGCAACGTGGTTGGATTCGGGTTCGATCCCTCAAGTGGTCATCTAGATGATTTTAAAGTGGTCAGCCTGAGTATATATTTTGAAGGACCTTCGGACCACACCTCCCAAGTGGAGGTTTATTATGGTTTTAGAAGAAATTGTTGGAAACAAGTCGGCGACATTTTCCCTGCATCGTTTGCGCATTGCTTGCACCATCAAGTTATCTTGGAGAATTTCATCTGTTGGTGCCCTTTTCATCCCCTCAACGATGAGTCATCGTTGATCCTATTTGACGTAGTTAAAGATGTTTTCCAAAGAATAGCAGTTCCAGATGTACTGCCTCTTGCACAGAAATATATCAACTTACTGGATGGATGCTTGTCTCTGATAGCATACAACTCACTAACCCAACTGTTTGACGTATGGCTAATGAAAGAGTTTGGCGCCTGCGAATCTTGGACCAAGTTGTACACAATTGGAGCGCCTGCGGACGGATCTTTGGGTTATTGGCCAGTGGGGTCTGCGAATTCTGGAGAAATTCTATTCTCAAAGGCACTTGAAAGCGGTATAGCGAAGAGACATTGGGTTCTGCTTCTATACAACGTGGGAAGTGAAGAGTTTGAGGAATTTGGAGTCGAACTTGATTCTTGCTTCAACGTTCGAGTGGTTCCTTTTATAGAGAGTTTGATTTCTCTCTCGTCCACAAACAATGTTGAGCATTAG
- the LOC115731471 gene encoding protein CYSTEINE-RICH TRANSMEMBRANE MODULE 3 isoform X10 — protein MSQYDNQNQIPVAYPPPASATMYVAPPPPVGYPTRDGQQAPRNAVPIETKTKGDGFWKGCCAALCCACVLEACC, from the exons ATGAGCCAGTACGACAACCAGAACCAGATCCCAG TGGCCTATCCACCACCGGCGTCGGCGACGATGTACGTGGCACCTCCTCCACCGGTCGGCTATCCGACTAGGGACGGTCAACAGGCTCCCCGGAACGCCGTCCCTATCGAGACCAAGACTAAGGGCGACGGCTTCTGGAAGGGCTG CTGTGCCGCTCTGTGCTGTGCCTGCGTCCTAGAAGCCTGCTGCTAG